A section of the Streptomyces xinghaiensis S187 genome encodes:
- a CDS encoding condensation domain-containing protein encodes MNPAPVEIPSSPTQESMWWMQHRAPRRDAYNLTWRMRVAGIDAGTLRRAWHLVTERHEALRTSFSRRDDTVVQEVRPAVESELAEVCWDTVPPLPAGGRTRGAGPADAGALLDSLAGQWHARPFELDAAPLARAALVRAADRQELWVTAHHTVLDGWALHLVVEDLERAYLAVRDRGPDVAADEVFDGPPVTHRAFAERARGPLRSAERAFWPLRLAGTRAAALAPDPAGGADAGGPGSGEVLRHRQPPAVTTAVAACARRAGCTAFAVQLAALRAVLALGGARGRTALGVMVANRSTPEDLRRVGYCGNVLLSADEVSPAESFDAVVARARDGLWESLPYQHIGFADAVADLSPGDRTALGSGPEIVITHHGSIGSGLSLGGRPARLLPSPSTSARCQVLISLFEDDAGTVVEVEYDTRRLSRSTVRALLDDLDRVLAASAEAGGTLDRLSVTSRAAARDTAPAAEARSTGAGAAADDGMLGVWREILGVEVGAEDDFFQLGGRSLQVLSLIATVEDRTGSRIDVADWLDRPTPARLARLVAEQAPGHAPGGEAPPTAPVAADPEAVPPDAEPGGGPRWLSTGSPGGPHLHLVHGAGVGRLPYRSLVAALPPHWRVSVSEDDGSCGADLAAMADRYARTLQAGTGLPDVLGGWSMGGLLAHAVAVRLRQAGHRPPPLLLLDAPPPDHGHDYAVTDFGSFAEAVLRGAGAHALCPDVLRTATPERAGTEMLTALLRAAGHDARPDSLAARWELHRRHHAAMAGYRDAEPVDSPALAVAADLPDVLVRRWDTWCTGGLSAERLDTDHYGMLRDPHARRLAALAAGLLPAVAGAAGSAGRSG; translated from the coding sequence ATGAATCCAGCTCCGGTTGAAATTCCCAGTTCCCCGACGCAGGAGTCGATGTGGTGGATGCAGCACCGCGCTCCCCGGAGGGATGCCTACAACCTGACCTGGCGCATGCGGGTGGCCGGGATCGACGCCGGTACGCTGCGACGCGCCTGGCACCTGGTGACCGAGCGCCACGAAGCGCTGCGGACGTCGTTCTCCCGCCGCGACGACACGGTCGTCCAGGAGGTCCGTCCCGCGGTGGAGAGCGAACTGGCCGAGGTGTGCTGGGACACCGTCCCGCCGCTCCCGGCCGGCGGCCGGACCCGCGGCGCCGGCCCGGCGGATGCCGGCGCGCTGCTGGACTCGCTGGCCGGGCAGTGGCATGCGCGCCCGTTCGAGCTGGACGCCGCACCCCTGGCCCGTGCCGCCCTGGTCCGTGCCGCGGACCGGCAGGAGCTGTGGGTCACCGCGCACCACACGGTCCTCGACGGCTGGGCGCTGCACCTGGTCGTCGAGGATCTGGAGCGGGCCTACCTGGCCGTACGGGACCGGGGACCGGACGTGGCCGCCGACGAGGTCTTCGACGGGCCCCCGGTGACGCACCGCGCGTTCGCCGAGCGTGCCCGCGGGCCGCTCCGGAGCGCGGAGCGCGCCTTCTGGCCGCTCCGGCTGGCCGGCACGCGGGCGGCCGCGCTCGCTCCGGACCCGGCCGGCGGGGCGGACGCGGGCGGGCCCGGCTCCGGCGAGGTGCTCCGGCACCGCCAGCCGCCCGCGGTGACCACCGCGGTGGCCGCCTGCGCCCGGAGGGCGGGCTGTACGGCGTTCGCCGTACAGCTGGCGGCGCTGCGTGCGGTGCTGGCGCTCGGAGGAGCACGCGGCCGGACCGCGCTGGGCGTGATGGTGGCCAACCGGTCCACGCCCGAGGACCTGCGGAGGGTGGGCTACTGCGGCAACGTGCTGCTGTCAGCCGATGAGGTCTCGCCGGCGGAGAGCTTCGACGCCGTGGTCGCACGGGCCCGTGACGGCCTGTGGGAGAGCCTGCCGTACCAGCACATCGGCTTCGCCGACGCGGTGGCGGACCTGTCCCCCGGGGACCGGACCGCGCTGGGGTCCGGGCCCGAGATCGTGATCACGCACCACGGCTCGATCGGCTCGGGGCTGAGCCTCGGCGGCCGGCCCGCGCGGCTGCTGCCCAGCCCCAGCACCAGCGCCCGGTGCCAGGTGCTGATCAGCCTGTTCGAGGATGACGCGGGCACGGTGGTCGAGGTCGAGTACGACACCCGGCGACTCTCCCGGAGCACGGTCCGGGCCCTGCTGGACGACCTGGACCGGGTGCTGGCGGCATCGGCCGAGGCCGGCGGAACCCTCGACCGGCTGTCCGTGACCTCACGCGCCGCCGCCCGGGACACGGCTCCGGCCGCGGAGGCGCGGAGCACCGGGGCGGGAGCGGCGGCGGACGACGGGATGCTCGGCGTCTGGCGCGAGATCCTGGGCGTGGAGGTGGGCGCGGAGGACGACTTCTTCCAGCTCGGCGGCCGTTCCCTGCAGGTGCTCTCGCTCATCGCCACGGTGGAGGACCGCACCGGCAGCCGGATCGACGTGGCCGACTGGCTGGACCGGCCGACCCCGGCGCGGCTGGCACGGCTGGTCGCCGAACAGGCCCCGGGGCACGCGCCCGGCGGCGAGGCGCCGCCCACGGCCCCGGTCGCCGCGGATCCGGAGGCCGTCCCGCCGGACGCGGAACCCGGCGGCGGGCCGCGGTGGCTCAGCACCGGCAGCCCCGGCGGGCCGCACCTCCACCTCGTGCACGGCGCCGGCGTGGGGCGGCTGCCCTACCGCTCGCTGGTCGCGGCCCTGCCACCGCACTGGCGGGTCTCGGTCAGCGAGGACGACGGCTCCTGCGGGGCCGACCTGGCCGCGATGGCCGACCGGTACGCCCGCACCCTGCAGGCCGGGACCGGGCTGCCGGATGTGCTGGGCGGCTGGTCGATGGGCGGTCTCCTGGCACACGCCGTGGCGGTCCGGCTGCGGCAGGCAGGGCACCGCCCGCCGCCGCTGCTGTTGCTGGACGCTCCGCCCCCGGACCACGGGCACGACTACGCCGTCACGGACTTCGGTTCCTTCGCCGAGGCGGTGCTGCGCGGCGCGGGCGCCCACGCGCTCTGCCCGGACGTGCTGCGCACCGCCACGCCGGAGCGGGCCGGTACCGAGATGCTCACCGCGCTGCTGCGCGCGGCCGGACACGACGCGCGGCCGGACAGCCTGGCCGCGCGCTGGGAACTGCACCGGCGGCACCACGCGGCCATGGCCGGGTACCGGGATGCCGAGCCGGTCGACTCCCCGGCACTGGCCGTGGCCGCCGATCTGCCGGACGTTCTGGTGCGACGGTGGGACACGTGGTGCACGGGCGGGCTGTCGGCGGAGCGGCTGGACACCGACCACTACGGGATGCTGCGGGACCCCCACGCCCGTCGTCTGGCCGCGCTCGCGGCCGGCCTGTTGCCGGCCGTGGCCGGCGCGGCGGGGTCAGCCGGCCGGTCCGGCTGA
- a CDS encoding CGNR zinc finger domain-containing protein — MPGPSAAVELIMGFTNTVDMESGRDELATPAGLARWLAAAGLVERPPGLTEAGHRACLDLRTGMREALDDGGAPASPHRLALADAVLARLPVTVTLTAATAPPRDGRPPAVLVPSPDLTGGSAAVAHLAVAWAELVLTGRIRRLKRCAERRCGEVFWDTSRNHSRRWCSMQVCGNRAKVRRHTARRAGPGPSGAHGPPGSAGPAG, encoded by the coding sequence ATGCCCGGACCATCTGCGGCGGTAGAGCTGATCATGGGCTTCACCAACACCGTCGACATGGAGAGCGGACGGGACGAACTGGCCACGCCTGCCGGGCTCGCTCGCTGGCTGGCCGCCGCGGGGCTCGTCGAGCGGCCGCCCGGCCTCACGGAAGCCGGTCACCGGGCCTGCCTGGATCTGCGCACCGGCATGCGCGAGGCCCTGGACGACGGCGGAGCCCCCGCCTCGCCGCACCGGCTGGCACTCGCCGACGCCGTGCTGGCCCGGCTGCCGGTCACGGTGACCCTGACCGCGGCGACCGCGCCCCCGCGGGACGGCCGCCCGCCCGCCGTCCTCGTCCCGTCGCCCGACCTGACCGGCGGGTCCGCGGCCGTCGCGCACCTGGCCGTCGCCTGGGCCGAGTTGGTGCTGACCGGACGGATACGGCGGCTGAAGCGGTGTGCGGAACGGCGGTGCGGCGAGGTCTTCTGGGACACCTCCCGCAACCACAGCCGGCGCTGGTGCTCCATGCAGGTGTGCGGCAACCGGGCCAAGGTCCGGCGGCACACGGCCCGCCGGGCCGGACCCGGGCCGTCCGGTGCGCACGGGCCGCCCGGGTCAGCCGGACCGGCCGGCTGA
- a CDS encoding MFS transporter: MEKTSADQAPGPRPTARTAPAPGHPLDAVSDRNTAVLVLFTSLTNLADGVTKVALPLLATQLTASPALVSAVGLTLTLPWLLTALHVGVLVDRYDRRLLLWIANSVRLAAITALLATTVTGTTTLSALYLGGIALGVAEVVALTSATALVPTAVAPGKLERANAWVAGAETVCNEFCGPFVGGLLLAAGASIALGTTGVAYVIGMVVLALLAGRFAPRAEGDRPTGSVNQRIAEGLSFLWNQRLLRMMALALTVLCACWGAWLALMPLVATSLMGLSAQEYGMLLSALGAGGLVGALTVSRVNRLLGRRWAMFADLVGTAAMMAAPVLTTNLWLVAAGAFAGGMGGVLWTVNSRTISQRMVATGLMGRYNAAARLFSWGAMPLGAGLVGVLAEWFGLRAAFTVFAVAALLVIVPFLRTVTPRVLDEATAHPVPG; this comes from the coding sequence ATGGAGAAGACCTCCGCCGACCAGGCCCCCGGGCCGCGGCCAACGGCGCGGACGGCGCCTGCCCCGGGCCACCCGCTGGACGCCGTGAGCGACCGGAACACCGCCGTGCTGGTGCTGTTCACCTCCCTCACCAACCTCGCGGACGGTGTCACCAAGGTGGCGCTGCCCCTGCTGGCCACCCAGCTCACCGCGTCACCGGCACTGGTATCGGCCGTGGGACTCACCCTCACGCTCCCCTGGCTGCTGACCGCGCTCCACGTCGGCGTGCTGGTCGACCGCTACGACCGCCGCCTGCTGCTGTGGATCGCCAACTCCGTCCGGCTGGCGGCCATCACGGCACTCCTCGCGACCACCGTCACCGGGACGACCACCCTCTCCGCCCTCTACCTGGGCGGTATCGCCCTCGGCGTCGCCGAGGTCGTCGCCCTCACCTCGGCCACCGCTCTCGTGCCCACGGCGGTCGCCCCCGGCAAGCTGGAGCGGGCCAACGCCTGGGTGGCCGGTGCCGAAACGGTGTGCAACGAGTTCTGCGGCCCCTTCGTCGGCGGGCTCCTGCTGGCCGCGGGCGCGAGCATCGCCCTGGGCACCACCGGCGTGGCGTACGTGATCGGCATGGTGGTGCTGGCCCTGCTGGCCGGCCGGTTCGCACCGCGCGCCGAAGGGGACCGGCCCACCGGCTCGGTGAACCAGCGGATCGCCGAGGGCCTGAGCTTCCTGTGGAACCAGCGGCTGCTGCGCATGATGGCGCTCGCCCTCACCGTGCTGTGCGCCTGCTGGGGCGCCTGGCTCGCCCTGATGCCGCTGGTGGCGACCTCCCTGATGGGGCTGAGCGCCCAGGAGTACGGCATGCTGCTCAGCGCCCTCGGAGCCGGCGGCCTGGTCGGCGCGCTCACCGTGAGCCGGGTCAACCGGCTCCTCGGCCGGCGCTGGGCCATGTTCGCCGATCTGGTGGGCACCGCCGCCATGATGGCCGCGCCGGTGCTCACCACCAACCTGTGGCTGGTGGCGGCGGGCGCCTTCGCCGGCGGCATGGGCGGCGTGCTGTGGACGGTGAACTCCCGGACCATCAGCCAGCGCATGGTGGCGACCGGGCTGATGGGCCGCTACAACGCCGCGGCCCGCCTGTTCAGCTGGGGCGCGATGCCCCTGGGCGCCGGGCTGGTGGGTGTGCTCGCCGAGTGGTTCGGGCTGCGCGCGGCGTTCACCGTCTTCGCGGTGGCCGCCCTCCTGGTGATCGTCCCCTTCCTGCGCACCGTGACCCCGCGGGTGCTGGACGAGGCGACGGCACACCCGGTGCCGGGCTGA
- a CDS encoding KamA family radical SAM protein: MSLMAPTLLETERFRAHGPRHIDEIADRYGMSDDIREAVKIVSQVLPFRVNDYVLEQLVDWDNIPSDPIFRLVFPQRGMLRADDEKQLARLLRDGAPRAALRAETSRIRAGLNPHPSGQKQLNVPSLAGEEIPGLQHKYRETVLYFPGQGQTCHAYCTYCFRWAQFVGDADLRFAAPGPERLIGYLHEHPEVHDVLVTGGDPMVMSTERLRGHLEPLLNVESVRTIRIGTKSVAYWPQRFTGDRDADDVLRLFEQVVASGRTLAVMAHFTHPRELRTDLARRALERIRATGAVVYCQAPLVGHVNDDARTWAELWRAELAAGTVPYYMFVERDTGPYDYFKVPLAKASEIFRAAYRELPGLARTVRGPVMSATPGKVVVDGVEETAHGRFFHLRMLQARDPSLVGRPFRARYSVSASWIDDLELAPDTPADIAAAVRGAPRPDLTRPGVAGSRHR; this comes from the coding sequence ATGTCCCTGATGGCCCCCACACTGCTGGAGACCGAACGCTTCCGCGCCCATGGGCCACGCCATATCGACGAAATCGCCGACCGATACGGGATGTCCGACGACATCCGAGAAGCGGTAAAGATCGTCTCGCAGGTGCTCCCTTTCCGGGTCAACGACTACGTGCTCGAACAGCTCGTCGACTGGGACAACATTCCGTCCGACCCCATATTCCGGCTGGTCTTCCCACAACGCGGAATGCTCCGGGCCGACGATGAGAAACAACTGGCCCGCCTCCTCCGCGACGGGGCGCCCCGGGCCGCGCTCCGGGCCGAGACAAGCCGCATCCGCGCCGGCCTCAACCCCCATCCGTCGGGCCAGAAGCAGCTCAACGTGCCCAGCCTGGCCGGCGAGGAGATCCCCGGGCTGCAGCACAAGTACCGGGAGACCGTGCTGTACTTCCCCGGACAGGGCCAGACCTGCCACGCCTACTGCACCTACTGCTTCCGCTGGGCGCAGTTCGTCGGCGACGCGGACCTCCGCTTCGCGGCCCCCGGCCCCGAGCGGCTCATCGGCTATCTGCACGAGCACCCCGAGGTGCACGACGTGCTGGTCACCGGCGGCGACCCGATGGTGATGTCCACCGAGCGGCTTCGCGGGCACCTGGAGCCGCTGCTCAACGTCGAGTCGGTGCGCACCATCCGGATCGGCACCAAGTCGGTGGCCTACTGGCCCCAGCGGTTCACCGGGGACCGCGACGCCGACGACGTCCTGCGGCTGTTCGAACAGGTCGTGGCATCGGGCCGCACCCTCGCGGTCATGGCGCACTTCACGCACCCCCGGGAGCTGCGGACCGACCTCGCCCGCCGTGCCCTGGAACGCATCCGCGCCACCGGCGCGGTGGTCTACTGCCAGGCGCCCCTGGTCGGCCACGTCAACGACGACGCCCGGACCTGGGCCGAGTTGTGGCGTGCGGAGCTGGCCGCGGGGACTGTGCCGTACTACATGTTCGTGGAGCGGGACACCGGCCCGTACGACTACTTCAAGGTGCCGCTGGCGAAGGCGTCGGAGATCTTCCGCGCGGCCTACCGCGAGCTGCCCGGGCTGGCCCGCACGGTGCGCGGCCCGGTCATGTCCGCCACCCCGGGGAAGGTCGTCGTCGACGGGGTCGAGGAGACCGCGCACGGCCGCTTCTTCCATCTGCGCATGCTGCAGGCCAGGGACCCCTCACTGGTCGGCCGGCCGTTCCGGGCCCGCTACTCCGTCTCCGCCTCCTGGATCGACGACCTCGAACTCGCCCCGGACACCCCGGCGGACATCGCGGCGGCGGTCCGCGGCGCCCCCCGTCCCGACCTGACCCGGCCGGGCGTGGCCGGATCCCGGCACCGGTGA
- a CDS encoding pyridoxal phosphate-dependent aminotransferase has product MADWNLSPNLALNQEVAGRRAAGEDIVHLGFGEARLPAFGPLAERLTAGARRNAYGPVAGGADVREAVAGYFTRRRLPTHPDQVVTAPGSKPLLMAVNHAVPGDVLLPRPCWNTYAPQAVLAGKRAFGVPIPAECGGVPDPAALRETLLATRRQGHDPRTVVITLPDNPTGTLAPPRLVREICALAEEEDLLIVSDEIYRDIVHDPGTPVLSPAEVAPHRTVVTNGLSKTLALGGWRIGVARFPEGPWGDRIRTAVLSVASEVWSTLAGPMQEVAAYAFAEPPAVRARLAACRRLHGAVARDVHRIVVAAGASCRPPTGGFYVYPDFGPCRDRLAAAGVRDSPSLQRHLLDAFGVMVLAGHHLGDDERALRFKAATSMLYGDTAEQQEEALAAADPLRVPHVSAVLERLEETFAKLTAR; this is encoded by the coding sequence ATGGCCGACTGGAACCTCTCACCGAACCTGGCCCTCAATCAGGAGGTGGCCGGGCGCCGCGCCGCCGGCGAGGACATCGTGCACCTGGGATTCGGCGAGGCCCGGCTGCCCGCCTTCGGCCCGCTGGCCGAGCGGCTGACCGCCGGTGCGCGGCGCAATGCCTACGGTCCCGTCGCGGGTGGCGCGGACGTACGCGAGGCCGTCGCCGGCTACTTCACCCGGCGCCGTCTGCCCACCCATCCGGACCAGGTGGTCACGGCGCCGGGCAGCAAGCCGCTGCTGATGGCGGTGAACCACGCCGTGCCCGGTGACGTCCTGCTGCCGCGGCCCTGCTGGAACACCTACGCCCCACAGGCCGTGCTGGCCGGGAAGCGCGCGTTCGGCGTGCCGATCCCCGCCGAGTGCGGCGGCGTGCCCGACCCCGCGGCACTGCGTGAGACGCTGCTGGCCACCCGCCGGCAGGGGCACGACCCGCGCACCGTGGTGATCACCCTGCCCGACAACCCGACCGGCACCCTCGCTCCGCCCCGGCTCGTGCGGGAGATCTGCGCGCTCGCGGAGGAGGAGGACCTGCTCATCGTCTCCGACGAGATATACCGCGACATCGTGCACGATCCCGGCACACCGGTGCTCAGCCCGGCCGAGGTCGCACCCCACCGCACCGTGGTCACCAACGGTCTGTCCAAGACACTCGCCCTCGGCGGCTGGCGGATCGGGGTGGCACGCTTCCCGGAGGGCCCGTGGGGCGACCGGATCCGCACCGCCGTCCTCTCCGTCGCCAGCGAGGTCTGGTCCACGCTGGCCGGGCCGATGCAGGAGGTCGCGGCCTACGCGTTCGCCGAACCGCCCGCCGTCCGGGCCCGGTTGGCCGCCTGCCGCCGGCTGCACGGGGCGGTGGCACGCGACGTGCACCGGATCGTGGTCGCCGCGGGGGCCTCCTGCCGCCCTCCCACGGGCGGGTTCTACGTCTACCCGGACTTCGGGCCGTGCCGGGACCGCCTGGCGGCCGCCGGGGTACGGGACTCCCCCTCGCTGCAACGGCACCTGCTCGACGCCTTCGGCGTCATGGTGCTGGCCGGGCACCATCTCGGGGACGACGAACGGGCGCTGCGCTTCAAGGCCGCGACGAGCATGCTCTACGGGGACACCGCCGAGCAGCAGGAGGAGGCGCTGGCCGCGGCCGATCCCCTGCGCGTCCCGCATGTGAGCGCCGTGCTCGAACGGCTGGAGGAGACGTTCGCGAAGCTGACCGCCCGGTGA
- a CDS encoding DUF1015 family protein, with amino-acid sequence MSPDEEDGPRRRPGPGRRRGPAGGLRFHPFRGTRVRTGPRHGGAVRPDGADAFYVLEQRRDGVLLQRGVIGALDLAGPWHGVLPHEDVLPAGVDLHHRITRLTGGCAEPVLLSHRGGPEAAAALASTAAGPADWEAIGEDGTVHRYWACTDPEHRAAIRAGTAGRTALLADGHHRFAAAQRYRGAFGGQPGPWDRVLALLVDSVRHPLRLTAIDRLVPGLDPVRAAAEAARVAQVAELPAPPRRPVPGELVLAGAGRCWSITAPRSDAVRSALAGRPAAWRSIDVAVAHHLFLTRVWRTPVTGDRVRHLHAGDGAAPPPPGGGSLLLVPPPAEESVWRLAEAGVRMPAKSTSFGPKPLPRQVVYRFAAQRARPAQPARPRAPGVRAGA; translated from the coding sequence ATGTCACCGGACGAGGAGGACGGCCCGCGCCGGCGCCCCGGGCCCGGGCGGCGCCGCGGACCGGCGGGCGGCCTGCGCTTCCATCCCTTCCGCGGCACCCGCGTCCGCACCGGGCCGCGCCACGGCGGCGCGGTCCGGCCCGACGGGGCCGACGCCTTCTACGTCCTCGAACAACGCCGCGACGGCGTCCTCCTCCAGCGCGGGGTCATCGGCGCGCTGGACCTGGCCGGGCCGTGGCACGGCGTCCTGCCGCACGAGGACGTGCTCCCGGCCGGGGTGGACCTGCACCACCGGATCACCCGGCTGACGGGCGGCTGCGCCGAACCGGTACTGCTCAGCCACCGTGGCGGGCCCGAGGCAGCCGCGGCACTGGCCAGCACCGCCGCCGGGCCCGCGGACTGGGAGGCGATCGGCGAGGACGGGACCGTCCACCGTTACTGGGCCTGCACGGACCCGGAACACCGGGCGGCGATCCGGGCCGGCACCGCCGGGCGCACCGCCCTCCTCGCCGACGGGCACCACCGCTTCGCCGCCGCGCAGCGGTACCGCGGGGCCTTCGGCGGACAGCCGGGCCCCTGGGACCGGGTCCTCGCCCTGCTCGTGGACTCCGTCCGCCACCCGCTGCGGCTGACCGCGATCGACCGGCTGGTCCCCGGGCTCGACCCCGTACGGGCCGCGGCCGAGGCGGCACGGGTGGCGCAGGTCGCGGAGCTGCCCGCGCCGCCCCGCCGCCCGGTGCCGGGTGAACTGGTCCTGGCCGGCGCCGGCCGCTGCTGGTCCATCACGGCGCCGCGCTCCGACGCGGTCCGGTCGGCGCTGGCCGGGCGGCCCGCCGCCTGGCGATCGATCGACGTCGCTGTGGCGCACCATCTTTTCCTCACCCGCGTCTGGCGCACGCCGGTCACCGGCGACCGGGTGCGCCACCTCCACGCCGGGGACGGGGCCGCCCCTCCCCCGCCGGGCGGCGGCAGCCTCCTCCTGGTGCCGCCGCCGGCCGAGGAGTCGGTGTGGCGCCTGGCCGAGGCCGGTGTCCGCATGCCGGCCAAGTCCACTTCGTTCGGCCCCAAACCGCTGCCCCGGCAGGTCGTCTACCGCTTCGCCGCACAGCGCGCACGGCCCGCACAGCCCGCACGGCCGCGCGCGCCCGGAGTGCGCGCCGGGGCCTGA
- a CDS encoding sensor histidine kinase — protein sequence MTITGGGGPRPRGTGWREGAVTATAFTLCLLGGVVRVDNTLSAPPAAAYVVAVVSCAVLPLRHRAPVAVLAATTAAGVLVPPLGLLLTPLIVAPAVITAYSYALAARTERRAASAVSLTSAVLAASVPLFGDFSWKDASRMVVMAVVPLLAGVLGRSVRNRRAYLATVEERARRAEEDRDQEARRRVAGERVRIARELHDLVAHQITLANAQATVAAHLFDTRPEQTRKSLGELVETTGHALDELRATVGLLRQSGDAPGDASGPAEPAPGLSRLPALLESFRRAGLEVSVHREGTARPLPPGVDLTAYRIVQEALTNVTKHAGTGSARVRLVWNRDRVTITVADDGGGARAAPDPSAGPVGSPGPRASAVPGRPPGYGLIGMRERATAVGGHLSAGRRPEGGFLVSAQLPLPPVRDTAWRTDGASTTEEERMAGGTADDARPDGARTGGGEARDAP from the coding sequence ATGACGATCACGGGGGGCGGTGGCCCGCGGCCACGCGGCACGGGGTGGCGGGAGGGAGCGGTCACGGCGACGGCGTTCACGCTCTGCCTGCTCGGCGGTGTGGTGCGGGTCGACAACACGCTGTCAGCGCCGCCCGCCGCCGCCTATGTCGTCGCCGTGGTGTCCTGTGCCGTGCTGCCGCTGCGGCACCGGGCGCCCGTGGCCGTCCTGGCGGCCACGACCGCGGCCGGCGTGCTGGTGCCGCCGCTGGGGCTCCTGCTCACCCCGCTCATCGTGGCCCCCGCCGTGATCACCGCCTACTCCTACGCGCTCGCCGCACGCACCGAACGGCGCGCGGCGAGCGCCGTGTCGCTCACTTCCGCGGTGCTGGCCGCCTCCGTCCCGCTGTTCGGGGACTTCTCGTGGAAGGACGCGAGCAGGATGGTGGTGATGGCGGTGGTCCCGCTGCTGGCCGGTGTACTCGGCCGCTCGGTGCGGAACCGGCGGGCCTACCTGGCGACCGTGGAGGAGCGGGCCCGGCGGGCCGAGGAGGACCGGGACCAGGAGGCGCGCCGGAGAGTGGCCGGGGAACGGGTGCGCATCGCCCGGGAACTGCACGACCTGGTGGCCCACCAGATCACCCTGGCCAACGCGCAGGCCACGGTCGCGGCCCATCTCTTCGACACCCGCCCGGAGCAGACCCGCAAGAGCCTGGGGGAACTCGTCGAGACCACCGGTCACGCGCTCGACGAACTGCGGGCCACCGTCGGCCTGTTGCGTCAGTCCGGGGACGCGCCCGGCGACGCCTCCGGACCCGCCGAACCGGCCCCCGGGCTGTCCCGGCTTCCGGCACTCCTCGAATCCTTCCGCCGCGCGGGTCTGGAGGTGTCGGTGCACCGGGAGGGCACGGCCAGACCGCTGCCGCCGGGGGTGGACCTCACCGCCTACCGCATCGTCCAGGAGGCCCTGACCAACGTGACCAAGCACGCCGGTACCGGTAGCGCCCGGGTGCGCCTCGTCTGGAACCGCGATCGCGTGACCATCACCGTCGCCGACGACGGAGGGGGCGCCCGTGCGGCGCCGGACCCGTCCGCGGGACCGGTTGGCTCCCCGGGGCCGCGTGCCTCCGCGGTGCCGGGCCGTCCGCCCGGTTACGGCCTGATCGGGATGCGGGAACGGGCCACCGCCGTCGGGGGGCACCTCTCCGCGGGCAGGCGCCCGGAGGGCGGCTTCCTCGTATCGGCCCAACTGCCCCTCCCGCCCGTCAGGGACACGGCGTGGAGGACTGACGGGGCGTCAACCACCGAGGAGGAGCGGATGGCCGGCGGGACGGCAGACGACGCGCGGCCGGACGGCGCGCGGACGGGCGGCGGAGAGGCCAGGGACGCGCCATGA
- a CDS encoding response regulator transcription factor: MTLRVLLADDQALLRGAFRLLLDTADDITVVGEAGDGREAVRLTRELRPDVVIMDIRMPGVDGLTATSEICADPELAGTRVLILTTYETDEYVAQALRAGAGGFIGKGIGAEELADAVRTIAGGDTLLSPAAMRSLVARFLATPDTAPSLHSERLAALTPREREMVALVATGLSNQEIAERLFLSPFTVRAHVQRAMTKLEARDRAQLVVIAYRTGLVRPGPNAGTSGGTGGGPDSSP, translated from the coding sequence ATGACGCTCCGGGTGCTGCTCGCCGACGACCAGGCACTGCTGCGCGGTGCGTTCCGGTTGCTTCTCGACACCGCCGACGACATCACCGTGGTCGGCGAGGCCGGCGACGGCAGGGAGGCCGTGCGACTCACCCGGGAACTGCGTCCGGACGTCGTGATCATGGATATCCGGATGCCCGGGGTGGACGGCCTCACCGCCACCTCGGAGATCTGCGCGGACCCGGAGCTGGCCGGCACCCGCGTCCTGATCCTCACCACGTACGAGACCGACGAGTACGTCGCCCAGGCGCTGCGCGCGGGGGCCGGCGGTTTCATCGGCAAGGGCATCGGGGCCGAGGAGCTGGCGGACGCGGTGCGGACGATCGCCGGCGGCGACACCCTCCTGTCCCCCGCCGCGATGCGTTCCCTGGTCGCCCGCTTCCTGGCCACACCGGACACCGCCCCGTCGCTCCACTCCGAACGGCTCGCCGCGCTCACCCCGCGCGAACGCGAGATGGTGGCCCTGGTCGCGACCGGCCTGTCCAACCAGGAGATCGCCGAGCGGCTGTTCCTCAGCCCCTTCACCGTGCGCGCCCACGTGCAGCGCGCCATGACCAAGCTGGAGGCCCGCGACCGGGCCCAGCTCGTCGTCATCGCCTACCGGACGGGCCTGGTCCGCCCCGGCCCGAACGCCGGCACCAGTGGCGGCACCGGTGGCGGACCCGACTCGTCGCCGTAG